One stretch of Nocardioides perillae DNA includes these proteins:
- a CDS encoding RNA polymerase-binding protein RbpA — protein MAERTLRGARLGGQSFEDERGIEFAARQQVGYRCPQDHEFEITMSVEADVPAVWECPRCGAEALSTAGIKPEEKAEKPARTHWDMLLERRSEKELEDILKERLELLRGGEIGPAHLHRANAKKRSASA, from the coding sequence ATGGCAGAGCGCACGCTGAGGGGCGCACGTCTCGGAGGCCAGAGCTTCGAGGACGAGCGCGGCATCGAGTTCGCCGCGCGCCAGCAGGTCGGCTACCGCTGCCCGCAGGACCACGAGTTCGAGATCACCATGTCCGTCGAGGCGGACGTCCCGGCGGTCTGGGAGTGCCCGCGCTGCGGCGCCGAGGCGCTGAGCACCGCCGGCATCAAGCCCGAGGAGAAGGCCGAGAAGCCGGCCCGCACCCACTGGGACATGCTCCTGGAGCGCCGCTCCGAGAAGGAGCTCGAGGACATCCTCAAGGAGCGGCTCGAGCTCCTCCGCGGCGGCGAGATCGGCCCCGCCCACCTGCACCGCGCCAACGCGAAGAAGCGCTCCGCCAGCGCCTGA
- a CDS encoding glycerophosphodiester phosphodiesterase, with the protein MRETRGSGAPRAGEAPRTGWAFLDVVRDHPGGVLAFAHRGGAFHPEIEGLENTLAAFRHAVELGYSHLETDVHVTRDGHLLAFHDDVLDRVTDGTGAVGELSLAEVRRASVGSREPVPLLAELLDAFPEARFNVDLKSDGAVDALVDLVRARGAEDRLLVGSFSPARLRRFRRLTQGRVATSAHPLEVLAFALVPSGRLLRVLTRGRVAALQVPERVPRGPRPVRGRRVVSPRLVRRAHAAGAHVHVWVVDDPADVERLLDLGVDGLMTDRTDLLRQVLQGRGAWVPAARSPGPQ; encoded by the coding sequence GTGAGGGAGACACGGGGGTCCGGCGCGCCCCGGGCCGGGGAGGCACCGCGCACCGGGTGGGCCTTCCTCGACGTGGTGCGGGACCACCCCGGCGGGGTGCTGGCCTTCGCCCACCGCGGCGGCGCCTTCCACCCTGAGATCGAGGGCCTGGAGAACACCCTGGCGGCCTTCCGCCACGCCGTGGAGCTGGGCTACAGCCACCTCGAGACCGACGTGCACGTGACCCGCGACGGCCACCTGCTCGCCTTCCACGACGACGTGCTCGACCGGGTGACCGACGGGACCGGCGCGGTGGGCGAGCTGTCCCTGGCCGAGGTGCGGCGCGCCTCCGTCGGGTCGCGCGAGCCGGTGCCGCTGCTCGCCGAGCTCCTCGACGCCTTCCCCGAGGCCCGCTTCAACGTCGACCTCAAGAGCGACGGTGCGGTCGACGCGCTCGTCGACCTGGTGCGCGCCCGCGGCGCCGAGGACCGGCTGCTGGTCGGGTCGTTCTCCCCCGCCCGGTTGCGGCGCTTCCGCAGGCTCACGCAGGGCCGGGTCGCGACCTCGGCCCACCCGCTCGAGGTCCTGGCCTTCGCCCTGGTGCCCAGCGGGCGGCTGCTGCGGGTGCTGACCCGCGGGCGGGTCGCCGCGCTCCAGGTGCCGGAGCGGGTGCCGCGCGGCCCGCGTCCGGTGCGCGGCCGGCGGGTCGTCTCACCGCGGCTCGTGCGCCGCGCGCACGCCGCCGGGGCCCACGTGCACGTCTGGGTCGTGGACGACCCGGCCGACGTCGAGCGGCTCCTCGACCTCGGCGTCGACGGCCTGATGACCGACCGCACCGACCTCCTGCGGCAGGTCCTGCAGGGCCGCGGCGCCTGGGTGCCGGCCGCCCGCTCCCCCGGTCCGCAGTGA
- a CDS encoding helix-turn-helix domain-containing protein codes for MTEDYKGRIGNLIRDARKHRGLTQQQLADRLATSQSAINRIEKGHQNLSLEMLARIGSALDSEIVALGGGPVHLRVTGPTTLSGSIDVKTSKNAGVALLCASLLNRGRTTLRKVARIEEVNRLLEVLDSLGVQTRWLNEDNDLEIVPPRDLDLTRIDEAAARRTRSVIMFLGPLLHRADTFDLPYAGGCNLGTRTVEPHMAALRPFGLEVKATEGSYHATVNRAIEPERPIVLTERGDTVTENALMAAALHPGTTVIRNASSNYMVQDLCFFLQRLGVQVEGVGTTTLTVTGCRSIDVDVDYAPSEDPIEAMSLLAAAIVTRSSITIRRVPIEFLEIELALLEEMGFTYTRSEEYVAQNGRTRLVDLTTQPSTLHAPLDKVHPMPFPGLNIDNLPFFAVIAAVAQGQTLLHDWVYENRAIYLVELNKLGGNVKLLDPHRVMIEGPTHFSGTEIVCPPALRPAVVILLAMLASKGTSVLRSTYVISRGYEDLAERLNQLGASIEPFRDI; via the coding sequence ATGACCGAGGACTACAAGGGCCGCATCGGCAACCTGATCCGCGACGCCCGCAAGCACCGCGGCCTCACCCAGCAGCAGCTCGCCGACCGGCTCGCGACCAGCCAGAGCGCGATCAACCGGATCGAGAAGGGCCACCAGAACCTCTCGCTCGAGATGCTCGCCCGCATCGGCAGCGCGCTCGACTCCGAGATCGTCGCGCTCGGCGGCGGCCCCGTGCACCTGCGCGTGACCGGCCCGACGACGCTCTCGGGCAGCATCGACGTCAAGACCTCGAAGAACGCCGGCGTCGCGCTGCTGTGCGCCTCGCTGCTCAACCGCGGCCGCACCACCCTGCGCAAGGTCGCGCGGATCGAGGAGGTCAACCGCCTGCTCGAGGTGCTCGACAGCCTCGGGGTGCAGACGCGGTGGCTCAACGAGGACAACGACCTCGAGATCGTGCCGCCGCGCGACCTCGACCTGACGCGCATCGACGAGGCCGCCGCCCGGCGCACCCGCTCGGTCATCATGTTCCTCGGCCCGCTGCTGCACCGCGCCGACACCTTCGACCTGCCCTACGCCGGCGGCTGCAACCTCGGCACGCGCACCGTCGAGCCTCACATGGCCGCGCTGCGCCCCTTCGGGCTGGAGGTCAAGGCGACCGAGGGCTCCTACCACGCCACGGTCAACCGGGCGATCGAGCCCGAGCGCCCGATCGTCCTCACCGAGCGCGGCGACACCGTGACCGAGAACGCCCTGATGGCCGCCGCGCTGCACCCCGGCACCACCGTCATCCGCAACGCGTCGTCCAATTACATGGTCCAGGACCTCTGCTTCTTCCTGCAGCGCCTCGGGGTGCAGGTCGAGGGCGTCGGCACCACCACGCTCACCGTCACGGGCTGCCGCTCGATCGACGTCGACGTCGACTACGCGCCGTCGGAGGACCCCATCGAGGCGATGTCGCTGCTCGCCGCCGCGATCGTCACGCGCTCCTCCATCACCATCCGCCGGGTGCCGATCGAGTTCCTCGAGATCGAGCTCGCCCTGCTCGAGGAGATGGGCTTCACCTACACCCGCTCCGAGGAGTACGTCGCGCAGAACGGCCGGACGCGGCTGGTGGACCTCACCACGCAGCCGTCCACGCTGCACGCGCCGCTGGACAAGGTGCACCCGATGCCCTTCCCGGGCCTCAACATCGACAACCTGCCGTTCTTCGCCGTGATCGCGGCGGTGGCGCAGGGCCAGACGCTGCTCCACGACTGGGTCTACGAGAACCGCGCCATCTACCTCGTCGAGCTCAACAAGCTCGGCGGCAACGTCAAGCTGCTCGACCCCCACCGCGTGATGATCGAGGGGCCGACGCACTTCTCGGGCACGGAGATCGTGTGCCCGCCGGCGCTGCGCCCGGCGGTCGTGATCCTGCTGGCGATGCTGGCCTCGAAGGGCACCTCGGTGCTGCGCTCGACCTACGTCATCAGCCGGGGCTACGAGGACCTCGCCGAGCGCCTCAACCAGCTCGGCGCGAGCATCGAGCCCTTCCGCGACATCTGA
- a CDS encoding OAM dimerization domain-containing protein yields the protein MTTTAGTTAGTGLVRPYGDTTGDGMVQVSFTLPLPHDKVAEGAAAQLAQKMGMDPALVVHAKAVGEGFTFFVVYGRVHHLVDPSTVEVVERDYPLLTPKEANAAVKEGLRRRLVVVGACIGTDAHTVGIDAICNIKGFAGEKGLEYYRELKVVNLGAQVSVPELVARAQEEAADAVLVSQVVTQRDAHLHNVRETVAAFREAWPDETRPLLVAGGPRFDETMAGELGVDRVFSRGTTPGEVASFLVHRLVTARRGATVGQAS from the coding sequence GTGACGACGACGGCGGGCACCACGGCGGGCACCGGACTCGTCCGGCCCTACGGCGACACCACCGGCGACGGGATGGTGCAGGTCAGCTTCACGCTGCCGCTGCCGCACGACAAGGTGGCCGAGGGCGCGGCGGCGCAGCTGGCGCAGAAGATGGGCATGGACCCGGCGCTGGTGGTGCACGCCAAGGCGGTGGGGGAGGGCTTCACCTTCTTCGTCGTCTACGGGCGGGTCCACCACCTCGTCGACCCCTCGACCGTCGAGGTCGTCGAGCGCGACTACCCGCTCCTGACCCCGAAGGAGGCCAACGCGGCGGTCAAGGAAGGCCTGCGGCGGCGCCTCGTAGTGGTCGGCGCGTGCATCGGCACCGACGCCCACACCGTCGGCATCGACGCGATCTGCAACATCAAGGGCTTCGCCGGCGAGAAGGGCCTGGAGTACTACCGCGAGCTCAAGGTGGTGAACCTCGGCGCGCAGGTCTCGGTGCCGGAGCTCGTGGCCCGGGCCCAGGAGGAGGCCGCCGACGCCGTGCTCGTCTCGCAGGTCGTCACGCAGCGCGACGCGCACCTGCACAACGTGCGCGAGACGGTCGCCGCCTTCCGCGAGGCGTGGCCCGACGAGACCCGGCCGCTGCTCGTCGCCGGTGGTCCGCGCTTCGACGAGACCATGGCGGGCGAGCTCGGCGTCGACCGCGTCTTCAGCCGGGGCACGACGCCCGGCGAGGTCGCCAGCTTCCTCGTGCACCGCCTCGTCACCGCACGTCGCGGCGCGACCGTCGGGCAGGCGTCGTGA
- a CDS encoding lysine 5,6-aminomutase subunit alpha TIM-barrel domain-containing protein, which yields MSHQSKLHLDPAAVARARALAARVGAPVVDLARAHTTVAVERATVRLAGLPGADADGHPWVNHLVDGVRADLADDGDETLATGLAHGVALPVWDALLRGEAPDLATLAEKAAAGAARFRLPEGDDAVRAADASRAAVGAGLARVDARRRERERMVAEVGDAPRQPWVYLIVATGDIHEDVPQAQAAARAGADVIAVIRSTGQSLLDFVPEGATREGFAGTYATQENFRIMRAALDETSRELGRYVRLTNYASGLCMPEIAVLAGLERLDMMLNDSMYGILFRDINPVRTFVDQRFSRQVHARAGIVINTGEDNYLTTADAVEAAHTVTTSQLLNEYFAHEAGLEDWQLGLGHAFEIDPDLPDSFRLELAHALLARELFPDAPLKWMPPTRHMTGDVFRGHLLDGFFNLAGALTGQGILLVGMMTEAVVTPWLSDRDLALQNVRYVLDAAGRLHEDFHPAPDGVIATRARHVLAESTDLMLRILEHEHGLLDAIADGTFGLMRRPADGGRGLDGVARRSPAYLNPATEALGATAGAPTLEEAR from the coding sequence GTGAGCCACCAGTCCAAGCTCCACCTCGACCCGGCCGCGGTCGCCCGGGCGCGCGCCCTGGCGGCCCGGGTCGGCGCCCCCGTCGTCGACCTCGCCCGGGCGCACACCACGGTCGCGGTCGAGCGCGCGACGGTGCGGCTCGCCGGCCTGCCCGGGGCCGACGCCGACGGCCACCCGTGGGTCAACCACCTCGTCGACGGCGTGCGGGCGGACCTCGCCGACGACGGCGACGAGACGCTCGCCACCGGCCTGGCGCACGGGGTCGCGCTGCCGGTGTGGGACGCGCTCCTGCGCGGCGAGGCACCCGACCTCGCCACGCTCGCCGAGAAGGCCGCCGCGGGCGCGGCACGGTTCCGGCTGCCGGAAGGCGACGACGCCGTGCGGGCGGCCGACGCCTCCCGCGCTGCCGTCGGCGCCGGGCTCGCCCGGGTCGACGCCCGGCGGCGCGAGCGCGAGCGGATGGTGGCGGAGGTCGGGGACGCGCCGCGCCAGCCGTGGGTCTACCTCATCGTCGCCACCGGCGACATCCACGAGGACGTCCCGCAGGCGCAGGCCGCGGCCCGCGCCGGCGCCGACGTCATCGCGGTGATCCGCTCGACCGGGCAGAGCCTCCTCGACTTCGTGCCGGAGGGCGCCACGCGCGAGGGGTTCGCCGGCACCTACGCCACGCAGGAGAACTTCCGCATCATGCGGGCCGCGCTCGACGAGACCAGCCGCGAGCTCGGCCGCTACGTCCGCCTCACCAACTACGCCAGCGGCCTGTGCATGCCCGAGATCGCCGTGCTGGCCGGGCTGGAGCGGCTCGACATGATGCTCAACGACTCCATGTACGGCATCCTCTTCCGCGACATCAACCCCGTGCGCACCTTCGTCGACCAGCGCTTCAGCCGGCAGGTGCACGCCCGCGCCGGGATCGTCATCAACACCGGCGAGGACAACTACCTCACCACCGCCGACGCGGTGGAGGCCGCCCACACGGTCACCACCAGCCAGCTGCTCAACGAGTACTTCGCCCACGAGGCCGGGCTGGAGGACTGGCAGCTGGGCCTCGGGCACGCCTTCGAGATCGACCCGGACCTGCCCGACAGCTTCCGCCTGGAGCTCGCGCACGCCCTGCTGGCCCGCGAGCTCTTCCCCGACGCCCCGCTGAAGTGGATGCCGCCCACGCGGCACATGACCGGCGACGTCTTCCGCGGGCACCTGCTCGACGGCTTCTTCAACCTGGCCGGGGCGCTCACCGGCCAGGGCATCCTGCTGGTCGGCATGATGACCGAGGCCGTCGTGACGCCGTGGCTCTCCGACCGCGACCTGGCCCTGCAGAACGTCCGCTACGTCCTGGACGCCGCGGGCCGCCTCCACGAGGACTTCCACCCGGCGCCCGACGGCGTCATCGCGACGCGCGCGCGCCACGTCCTGGCGGAGTCCACCGACCTGATGCTGCGCATCCTGGAGCACGAGCACGGGCTGCTCGACGCGATCGCCGACGGCACCTTCGGCCTCATGCGCCGCCCGGCCGACGGCGGCCGCGGGCTCGACGGGGTCGCGCGCCGCTCCCCGGCGTACCTCAACCCGGCGACCGAGGCGCTCGGCGCCACCGCGGGCGCCCCGACCCTCGAGGAGGCGCGGTGA
- a CDS encoding MFS transporter — MTSVTDPTRPSAEERRREQRAWYFYDWANSAFATTVAGVLFGPYLIAVAEEAATGTPARVDVLGLAVAPGSLPAFTITVSTLLSAVLLPLLGAVADRTERKKDLLAGFAWAGALASLGLFFTTGDDWQLGAVSFIVANLCFGAAAVFNDALLCLIADEDERDRVSSRGWAFGYAGGGLLLALNFVVVSFHDAFGLDQALAVRLSMLSATLWWAGFTLIPFLRLRHHPVVDLEPVEGGVVRRSFGQLAGTLKDIRHYPVTLTFLAAYLFFNDGIQTVIGQAAVYGEEELGFETGTVLATYLLVQVVAVGGALAFGRAAERYGAKPVVLAGLVVWSGIVTAALFLPAGALVPFLLLGAAIGVVLGGTQALARSWFSLLVPRGKEAEYFSFYHAMERGTSWLGTLVFGIVYQLTDSYRPAVFALIVFFVVGGLLLTRVDTARGIADAQRGHPAAARG, encoded by the coding sequence GTGACCAGCGTGACCGACCCGACCCGTCCGAGCGCGGAGGAGCGACGACGCGAGCAGCGGGCGTGGTACTTCTACGACTGGGCCAACTCCGCCTTCGCGACGACGGTCGCGGGCGTGCTCTTCGGGCCCTACCTGATCGCGGTGGCCGAGGAGGCCGCGACCGGCACCCCGGCCCGGGTCGACGTGCTGGGCCTCGCGGTCGCCCCGGGCTCCCTGCCCGCCTTCACCATCACGGTCTCGACGCTCCTCTCGGCCGTGCTGCTGCCGCTGCTGGGCGCGGTCGCCGACCGCACCGAGCGCAAGAAGGACCTGCTGGCCGGCTTCGCCTGGGCGGGCGCCCTGGCCTCGCTCGGCCTCTTCTTCACCACCGGGGACGACTGGCAGCTCGGTGCGGTGTCGTTCATCGTGGCCAACCTGTGCTTCGGCGCGGCCGCGGTCTTCAACGACGCCCTGCTGTGCCTGATCGCCGACGAGGACGAGCGCGACCGCGTCTCCTCCCGTGGGTGGGCGTTCGGCTACGCCGGTGGCGGCCTCCTGCTCGCGCTGAACTTCGTGGTCGTGTCCTTCCACGACGCCTTCGGCCTCGACCAGGCCCTCGCGGTGCGGCTCTCGATGCTCTCGGCCACGCTGTGGTGGGCGGGGTTCACGCTGATCCCGTTCCTGCGGCTGCGGCACCACCCGGTCGTCGACCTGGAGCCGGTCGAGGGCGGCGTCGTGCGCCGCAGCTTCGGTCAGCTCGCGGGCACGCTCAAGGACATCCGGCACTACCCCGTCACGCTCACCTTCCTCGCGGCGTACCTGTTCTTCAACGACGGCATCCAGACCGTCATCGGGCAGGCCGCGGTCTACGGCGAGGAGGAGCTCGGCTTCGAGACCGGCACGGTGCTCGCGACCTACCTGCTCGTGCAGGTGGTGGCGGTCGGGGGTGCGCTCGCCTTCGGTCGCGCGGCGGAGCGGTACGGCGCGAAGCCGGTGGTCCTCGCCGGGCTCGTCGTGTGGAGCGGCATCGTGACCGCTGCGCTCTTCCTGCCGGCCGGGGCGCTCGTGCCGTTCCTGCTCCTCGGGGCCGCCATCGGCGTCGTGCTCGGCGGCACCCAGGCCCTGGCGCGCTCGTGGTTCTCGCTGCTGGTGCCGCGGGGCAAGGAGGCGGAGTACTTCAGCTTCTACCACGCGATGGAGCGCGGCACCTCGTGGCTCGGCACGCTGGTCTTCGGCATCGTCTACCAGCTCACCGACTCCTACCGTCCCGCCGTCTTCGCGCTGATCGTCTTCTTCGTCGTGGGCGGGCTGCTGCTCACCCGCGTCGACACCGCCCGCGGGATCGCCGACGCCCAGCGCGGGCACCCCGCCGCGGCCCGAGGGTGA
- the lnt gene encoding apolipoprotein N-acyltransferase — MPPRLPSRLPTGLPSRCVGAAAAGLACALAFEPLAWAWLAPIGVAGMVLAVRDLSVRRAVLVAAVFAAAFFYPLIWWMRVVGIDAWILLAGIQTAWLALVGPLVARVQRWPGGPLWVAAAWLASEVARSSQPFGGFPWGRLGFATADTPLAEALPYVGVHGAGFLAALLGATLAAAVVRLRAPTDGTSRVRRGARALAPAGVVALLVALPVLLPWRDVVGLDDPGADHAAGTLRVAAVQGNVPGRGDDVLVDVEQLTRNHVDLTVDLAERVETGEVAPPDLVVWPENSTAVDPFRDATVGAGIERAVAAIDRPVLVGAIVDAQDPGQVLNQGIVWEPGTGPSDRYTKWHPVPFGEYIPLRSGPLTAWVGRLDLVARDMVAGTRETPLEVAGTLVADAICFDVGYDDGLYAQVRRGAELAVVQTSNAMFVFTDQIDQQFAMSRLRALETGKHVVVTAINGVSGVIAPDGTVTASAAPRTAEVLLADVALNDATTPAVHLAPWLGRAAVWLSAAAALLLVVGRVRRRRSRLVDHGAPPAAPTRAHEPALQG; from the coding sequence GTGCCGCCCCGCCTCCCGTCCCGGCTGCCGACCGGGTTGCCCAGCAGGTGCGTGGGCGCCGCGGCGGCCGGGCTCGCGTGCGCGCTCGCCTTCGAGCCGCTCGCCTGGGCCTGGCTCGCGCCGATCGGCGTGGCGGGGATGGTGCTCGCGGTGCGCGACCTGTCCGTGCGGCGCGCGGTCCTGGTGGCCGCGGTCTTCGCCGCCGCGTTCTTCTACCCGCTCATCTGGTGGATGCGGGTCGTCGGGATCGACGCCTGGATCCTGCTGGCCGGCATCCAGACCGCGTGGCTCGCCCTCGTGGGGCCGCTGGTGGCCCGCGTGCAGCGCTGGCCCGGGGGGCCGCTGTGGGTGGCGGCCGCGTGGCTGGCCTCCGAGGTCGCCCGCAGCTCGCAGCCCTTCGGCGGCTTCCCCTGGGGGCGGCTCGGCTTCGCCACCGCCGACACCCCGCTCGCCGAGGCGCTGCCCTACGTCGGCGTCCACGGCGCCGGCTTCCTCGCCGCACTCCTCGGCGCGACGCTGGCCGCCGCGGTCGTGCGGCTGCGCGCGCCCACCGACGGCACCTCACGCGTACGCCGCGGCGCACGCGCGCTCGCACCCGCCGGCGTCGTGGCGCTCCTGGTCGCGCTCCCGGTGCTGCTGCCGTGGCGCGACGTCGTGGGGCTCGACGACCCGGGTGCCGACCACGCGGCCGGCACCCTGCGCGTGGCGGCGGTGCAGGGCAACGTGCCGGGCCGCGGCGACGACGTGCTCGTCGACGTCGAGCAGCTGACCCGCAACCACGTGGACCTCACCGTCGACCTGGCCGAGCGCGTGGAGACCGGCGAGGTGGCGCCCCCCGACCTGGTGGTGTGGCCCGAGAACTCGACCGCGGTCGACCCCTTCCGCGACGCCACGGTCGGCGCCGGCATCGAGCGGGCCGTGGCGGCGATCGACCGCCCGGTGCTCGTCGGCGCGATCGTCGACGCCCAGGACCCCGGCCAGGTGCTCAACCAGGGCATCGTGTGGGAACCCGGGACCGGGCCGTCCGACCGCTACACCAAGTGGCACCCGGTGCCGTTCGGCGAGTACATCCCGCTGCGCAGCGGGCCCCTGACCGCGTGGGTCGGGCGCCTCGACCTGGTCGCGCGCGACATGGTCGCCGGCACCCGCGAGACGCCGCTCGAGGTCGCCGGCACGCTCGTCGCCGACGCCATCTGCTTCGACGTCGGCTACGACGATGGGCTCTACGCCCAGGTGCGCCGTGGCGCCGAGCTCGCCGTCGTGCAGACGTCCAACGCGATGTTCGTCTTCACCGACCAGATCGACCAGCAGTTCGCGATGTCGCGGCTGCGCGCGCTCGAGACCGGGAAGCACGTCGTGGTCACCGCGATCAACGGCGTCTCGGGCGTCATCGCCCCCGACGGCACGGTCACCGCCAGCGCGGCCCCGCGCACCGCGGAGGTGCTGCTCGCCGACGTCGCGCTGAACGACGCGACGACGCCGGCCGTCCACCTCGCCCCGTGGCTGGGGCGCGCCGCGGTGTGGCTGTCCGCTGCCGCTGCGCTGCTGCTGGTGGTGGGCCGCGTGCGGCGCCGGCGCTCCCGCCTCGTCGACCACGGCGCGCCGCCGGCCGCGCCGACGCGGGCGCACGAGCCCGCCCTGCAGGGCTGA
- a CDS encoding FxsA family protein, translating into MSHPAAPRRRRPVTAVLVAAFLVVPLLEVYLLVQVGQVIGAWWTLALLVLSGVVGGWLVKREGARAWRGLTTALSSGRAPARELADGALVLVGGTLMLTPGFASDAVGIVLLLPVTRPVARRALTAVVARRLLGPGPFGGGPLGGGAGAGGPFAGGPFGAGPDARRPGDRSGEQVVRGEVVEE; encoded by the coding sequence GTGAGCCACCCTGCCGCGCCCCGCCGCCGCCGACCGGTCACCGCGGTCCTGGTCGCCGCCTTCCTCGTCGTGCCGCTGCTCGAGGTCTACCTGCTCGTGCAGGTCGGGCAGGTCATCGGCGCGTGGTGGACCCTCGCCCTGCTCGTGCTCTCGGGCGTCGTCGGCGGCTGGCTGGTGAAGCGCGAGGGCGCACGGGCGTGGCGGGGTCTGACGACCGCGCTGTCCTCGGGGCGCGCACCCGCCCGCGAGCTGGCCGACGGCGCGCTCGTGCTGGTCGGCGGCACGCTCATGCTCACGCCGGGCTTCGCCTCCGACGCGGTCGGCATCGTCCTGCTGCTCCCGGTCACCCGCCCGGTCGCACGCCGCGCGCTCACGGCCGTGGTGGCCCGCCGCCTCCTCGGACCCGGTCCGTTCGGCGGCGGCCCGCTCGGTGGAGGCGCGGGCGCGGGCGGCCCGTTCGCCGGCGGCCCGTTCGGCGCGGGCCCGGACGCACGACGCCCCGGAGACCGCTCGGGGGAGCAGGTCGTCCGGGGCGAGGTGGTGGAGGAGTAG
- a CDS encoding polyprenol monophosphomannose synthase yields the protein MAGTVVVVPTYDEVDNLAWVVGRLRAAQPDVDVLVVDDGSPDGTGEVADRLAAADPAVTVVHRSRKEGLGAAYLHGFAVALERGYDVVGEMDADGSHQPEQLQRLRDAVAAGADLAIGSRWVPGGSVRNWPLHRELLSRGGNLYVRLLLGMDVRDATAGYRLFRRATLEAIDLGTVRSTGYVFQTDLAWRTVQAGLRVVEVPIEFVERERGESKMSGQVAVESLRLITRWGLAERRARAGRRRHPATR from the coding sequence GTGGCCGGCACGGTGGTCGTGGTCCCGACCTACGACGAGGTCGACAACCTCGCCTGGGTCGTCGGTCGACTGCGCGCGGCCCAGCCCGACGTCGACGTCCTCGTCGTCGACGACGGCTCGCCCGACGGCACGGGGGAGGTCGCCGACCGCCTGGCCGCGGCCGACCCGGCGGTCACGGTCGTCCACCGCTCGCGCAAGGAGGGCCTGGGCGCGGCCTACCTGCACGGCTTCGCGGTCGCGCTCGAGCGCGGCTACGACGTCGTGGGGGAGATGGACGCCGACGGCTCGCACCAGCCGGAGCAGCTGCAGCGGCTGCGCGACGCCGTCGCGGCCGGGGCCGACCTCGCGATCGGCTCCCGCTGGGTGCCCGGCGGCTCGGTGCGCAACTGGCCGCTCCACCGCGAGCTGCTCTCCCGCGGCGGCAACCTCTACGTCCGGCTGCTGCTCGGCATGGACGTCCGCGACGCGACCGCGGGCTACCGGCTCTTCCGCCGCGCCACCTTGGAGGCGATCGACCTGGGCACCGTCCGCTCGACCGGCTACGTCTTCCAGACCGACCTGGCCTGGCGCACCGTGCAGGCGGGGCTGCGCGTCGTCGAGGTGCCCATCGAGTTCGTCGAGCGCGAGCGCGGCGAGTCGAAGATGAGCGGCCAGGTGGCGGTCGAGTCGCTCCGGCTCATCACCCGCTGGGGCCTGGCCGAGCGGCGCGCCCGTGCCGGCCGGCGACGCCACCCGGCGACCCGCTGA
- a CDS encoding hotdog domain-containing protein produces MNAEVGARVVHRRYVPYSHAHYAGDLVDGAYSLGLFGDVATEMCIRTDGDEGLFASYSDVQFLAPVRAGDVLEVSCELVRVGRRSRVMDFAVTVVARGAATPERPGAAAVLDPPVLATTATGTVVVPPAG; encoded by the coding sequence GTGAACGCCGAGGTCGGCGCGCGCGTGGTGCACCGCCGCTACGTCCCCTACAGCCACGCCCACTACGCCGGCGACCTCGTCGACGGCGCCTACTCGCTGGGCCTCTTCGGCGACGTCGCCACCGAGATGTGCATCCGCACCGACGGCGACGAGGGGCTCTTCGCCTCCTACTCCGACGTGCAGTTCCTCGCGCCCGTGCGTGCGGGCGACGTGCTCGAGGTGAGCTGCGAGCTGGTGCGCGTCGGCAGGCGCTCGCGCGTCATGGACTTCGCGGTCACCGTCGTCGCCCGCGGTGCCGCGACGCCCGAGCGCCCGGGCGCCGCCGCCGTGCTGGACCCGCCGGTGCTCGCCACTACCGCCACCGGCACCGTGGTCGTGCCCCCTGCCGGGTAG